Part of the Capillibacterium thermochitinicola genome is shown below.
CCGGGTTGGTTCCGGCGCGTTCCGGGAGCGTCCGGTTTCTTGATTATGACCTGATACGGCTGGCCCCCCATAAAATTGTGCAGTTGGGACTGGCCCAAGTGCCGGAAGGAAGAAGGATTTTTGCCAATCTTACCGTAAAAGAGAATTTAGAGATGGGTGCCTACACCCGGAAAGACGCCAAAGGAATCAAGGACGATTACGAGCAGGTCTTTACGCGCTTTCCTCGCCTGAAGGAACGCCTCAACCAAATGGCCGGAACGTTAAGCGGCGGTGAACAACAGATGTTGGCTATCGGGCGGACTTTAATGTCCCGGCCCAAACTCGTCCTGATGGATGAGCCTTCGATGGGTTTGGCCCCGTTGTTGGTGAGCGAGATCTTTGACATCATTAAGGAGATCAACGCCGCCGGAACCACCATCTTATTGGTGGAACAAAACGCCCAAATGGCCCTCTCCATTGCCAACCGCGCTTATGTTTTGGAGACCGGCCGGGTGGTCTTGCAAGGTGACGCCAAAACTTTAGCCGACAGCGAAGAAGTACGCAAGGCTTATTTGGGCGGGTAAGCGTGGAAAAAGGACGAAACGGAGGGATAAGAAAGATGTATGTGCGGAACCGGATGACAGTTAACCCGATTACGGTCACTCCGGACACTACGATCGCCACGGCTTTAGAGATCATGCGCGAGAAGAAGATCAACCGGATTCCCGTGGTGAAAGACGAGAAACTGGTCGGGATTATTACCGAACGGAAGTTGATGGAGGTCTCGCCCTCTTCCGCCACCTCGCTCAGTATTTTTGAGATTAACTACCTGCTGGCCAAGACCAAAGTGGAACAGGTAATGACCAAGAAAGTGGTCACCGTTTCCCCGGATGATCTGCTGGAAGTGGCCGCCCTAAAGATGCGTGACAACAGTGTGGGCGGACTCCCGGTGGTGGAGAACGGGAAGGTGGTCGGGATTATCACCGAATCCAACATTTTTGACGCCTTCATTGAAATTATGGGCTTCCGGGAAAAAGGCAGCCGGATTTCGATCCTGATCCAAGAAGACCGGCCGGGGGTTTTGGCGGAACTGGCGCAGACGGTTGCGACCTGCGATATCAACATTACCCATCTGGCGATTTACCATGGGGAAATTGTCCTCCGGGTTGATACCCGCCAGCCTGATGCCCTCATTGAAAAGCTGAAGGAGAAAGGATTCCGGATTACTTCGGTGACGGTTTCGGCGTGAACTGACCCTGGTGAGCGACAATAAGCTTATGGCAGGAATAGATAAACTGTCTTGTTGTAAGACAGTTTATTTTTTTGCATCTTTGCAAGAGAAATGTTATATTTCGAAGGGGGGAAAGTAAAAATTATATTAAAATACGAATTGACAACAAATAACCAGGGGGTTATAATAAAGACAAGCAAATTTTGGTATACTCCGAAATGCAAACGTTAGCGCATGATATTTATGTAAATTTGAAAGTTTACTCAATGTAAACATATTTGTAACGTATTAAAAGTGTCTTTTTGTAAAATGGTTGTAAAATAAATTAAAAAAAGAAATATATATCAAAACGGCTAGGTAAAAATGCCTCGTCTTAGTGTCAGAAGAAAACCTATGTACGCAGCATTATTTACTGAACGCATTGAACCATTGTCACACCCGTGCAGATTTTGTGAGTTCGCCAATGGTTTTAATATGTGCCCCGCGTGTACAAACGTATGCGCAATGGTGAAGGGTGTATTTTGCCAAGCGTACAAACGTATGCACAATGGTGAAGGGTGTATTTTGCCAAGCGTACAAACGTATGCACAATGCCGATAGGCTTAGTTTACAAATTATGTTTTAACAAGGAGGTATTCATCGTGGGGAAAAAGGTTTTGGTGGTTTTAGTTCTAGCTTTAGTCTTGTTTGACATGTTCAGTGTATCGGTTCTGGCTGCAACGGTTCCGGAAGTTCCGTCTGGATACGTGCGGTTGCATTATTATCGTCCTGATCACCAGTACGAAGGTTGGGGTTTGCACATTTGGGGTGCCGGTTACGATGGCCCGGTCGTGGAATGGAGCGCGGCCATGCCGATCTCCGGTTATGACGAATACGGTGCCTTCTGGGATATCCCCTATAAAGAAGGGGTGGGCGACCTCAACTTTATAATCCATAAGGGCGATCTGAAGGACCCGCAACCGGACCGGGCCTTCCCCGATCCGGATAACAATAAAGAATTCTGGGCAATCTCCGGCGACGTGGTCGCCTATACCAGCCTGGACCAAGCGCTTGCGGTTATCGGACGGAAATTCAAGAAGAATACATACCGGGTTGGGGAGTATTTAAGGCCCGTCCCCAGAGCGGACGAGATTGTTCCGGTTAACTATGATATTCAGCAGGCTCCGCCGCTCAAGGAAGGCTATGTCCGCCTCCACTACCGGCGGCCGGACGGCAACTACGACGGTTGGGGCCTACACCTGTGGGGCGAGGGCTACGCCGGAGAGACGGTCCTCTGGAGCAAGCCGGTGCCCTTCGACGGTGTCGATGATTACGGAGCTTGGTGGGACATTCCCTACCACCAAGGCGTTGGCGATTTGAACTTCATCATTCATAAGGGCGATCTGAAGGACCCGCAACCGGACCGGGCCTTCCCCGATCCGGATAACAATAAAGAATTCTGGGCGGTCTCCGGGGAGGTCAAAGTGTACTTGAGTCGTGAGGAAGCGATCAAGGCCGGCGGGAACAAAGTGGTCCGGGCGACCATCGTCGGGCCGAAAGAAATGATCGTGGAGTTCCGGGCGCCGATTGAAAATCCCATTTTTATCCGGGACGGATTCGCCTATATTCCCCTGGCGAAACTGGACCTTTCGAAGGCACCGGTCTATCATTTGACGCTCCAGAAAGAGCTGAATTACAGTAAGACCTACAAAGTGGAGTGCGGTTCTATGGAAGGATACACCACCCTTGCCTGGCAGGTTATTGACCAAGAGTTTACCTACGACGGCGAACTGGGGGCCCTTTACCAGAAAGACCGGACCACCTTCCGGCTCTGGGCGCCGCTGGCTTCCGCGGTGCGGCTGCTTCTCTTTGCCAAGTGGGACGATCAGGAGCCGTACCGGGTGGCAGAGATGGCGTTAAAGGAGAAGGGTGTTTGGGAGTTGACCGTTGAAGGTGACCTGCGCGGGCAGTTCTACCAATATCAAGTGGTTCGGAATGGTGAAACCAAAACGGTGCTTGATCCTTACGCCAAATCGATGGCGGCTTTCACCGATGATGGCAAGGATCCGGTGGGGAAAGGAGCAATTGTCGATCCCTCCGCGATCGGACCGGAGCTCAGCTTTGCCCAGATCGACGGTTACGAAAAACGCGAGGATGCCATCATCTGGGAGATTCACGTCCGGGACTTCACTTCCGATCCCAACCTCAAGACAGAGGCACAGTTTGGTACATATAAAGCCTTTATTGAGAAACTTGATTACATCAAGGAATTGGGTGTGACCCATATCCAGCTGCTTCCGGTCTTGAACTACTACTACGGAAACGAGTTGAAAAACGGCGAGCGCGAGCTGCATTATTCGGCGCAAGGCAACAACTACAACTGGGGTTATGACCCGCACAATTATTTCACTCCGGAAGGGATGTATTCCGAAGACCCGACTGATCCGGAATTACGGATCAAGGAACTGAAGGAGCTAATCAAGGCCATTCACGAACGGGGTATGGGTGTCATCCTGGATGTTGTCTATAACCATACGGCCAAGATGGAGCTTTTTGAGGATATCGTGCCCGGTTACTACTACTTCGTGGATGCACAAGGGAAGTCCAAGAGCAGTTATGGTGGCGGACGGCTTGGTACCACCCATGCGATGGCGAGAAAACTGGTTCTGGATTCCATTGCTTACTGGGTCAGCGAATATAAGGTTGATGGCTTCCGGTTCGACCTGATGGGCGATTTGGATGCCGAGACCGTGCAGATGGCTTGTGATGTGGCGAAAGCGTTGAATCCGAACATCTTGATCCTTGGCGAAGGCTGGATTACCTATGAGGGTGATGACGGTGACCACCGGGTGGCGGCGGACCAAAAATGGATGCATATGACCGACGATGCCGCCTGTTTCTCCGATGAGATTCGCAACGAAGTCAAATCCGGCTTCGGTTGTGAGGGCGAACCTCGCTTCATTACCGGCGGGAAACGTAACATTATGTTACTCTTCTCCAATATTAAAGGACAGCCCACGAACATGACGGCGGACGACCCGGGCGACGTGGTGCAGTACATCGAAGCCCATGACAACCTGACTTTACATGATGTGATCGCCTACTCCATTCGGAAAGATCCCTCTGTTAAGAAGAACGAAGAGGAGATCCACAAACGGATCCGCTTGGGGAACACGATTATCCTGACCAGCCAGGGAATTGCGTTCCTCCATGCCGGACAGGAGTACGGCCGGACCAAACAATGGCTGGCCCCCGGGGTGCCGGAAGATAAATACACGGAAGTGCCAGGTTTTAAATATCCCTACTTCATCCATGACTCTTATGATTCGACCGATATTATTAACCGTTTTGACTGGAATAAAGTGACCGTCGACGGTGTTCACCGGCAAACCATGGAGTACACCAAAGGGTTAATCGCCTTGCGGCGTTCAACCGACGCCTTCCGCCTGGGCAGCCAGGACCTGGTCAATTCCAATGTGAAGTTGATTAGAAGCCGGGATATTGCGGCCGTGGACACGGTCATCGCCTACAGTTGCCAGGCGACCAACGGTGACACCTACTATGTTTTCATCAACGCCGATACGAAGCGGCGGAACATCCGGATCGATGTGGACCTGCGGGATGGAGTTGTTCTGGTCGACTCCGATGAAGCCGGTGTCACACCGGTTACCAAAGTCTCGGGTGTTAAAATAACAGCGAATGCCGTCACGATCGATCCTTTGACCGCTGTTATTATCAAAAAATAAATATCCTGCTAAGAAAAGGCACCACTGATTATTAATTAAGGGGGTGTAACACAAGAAGAGGAGAT
Proteins encoded:
- a CDS encoding ABC transporter ATP-binding protein, with product MLKVEKLDVYYGNIRALHEVSFEVNEGEIVTLIGANGAGKTTVLHTISGLVPARSGSVRFLDYDLIRLAPHKIVQLGLAQVPEGRRIFANLTVKENLEMGAYTRKDAKGIKDDYEQVFTRFPRLKERLNQMAGTLSGGEQQMLAIGRTLMSRPKLVLMDEPSMGLAPLLVSEIFDIIKEINAAGTTILLVEQNAQMALSIANRAYVLETGRVVLQGDAKTLADSEEVRKAYLGG
- a CDS encoding CBS and ACT domain-containing protein; amino-acid sequence: MYVRNRMTVNPITVTPDTTIATALEIMREKKINRIPVVKDEKLVGIITERKLMEVSPSSATSLSIFEINYLLAKTKVEQVMTKKVVTVSPDDLLEVAALKMRDNSVGGLPVVENGKVVGIITESNIFDAFIEIMGFREKGSRISILIQEDRPGVLAELAQTVATCDINITHLAIYHGEIVLRVDTRQPDALIEKLKEKGFRITSVTVSA
- a CDS encoding pullulanase; the protein is MGKKVLVVLVLALVLFDMFSVSVLAATVPEVPSGYVRLHYYRPDHQYEGWGLHIWGAGYDGPVVEWSAAMPISGYDEYGAFWDIPYKEGVGDLNFIIHKGDLKDPQPDRAFPDPDNNKEFWAISGDVVAYTSLDQALAVIGRKFKKNTYRVGEYLRPVPRADEIVPVNYDIQQAPPLKEGYVRLHYRRPDGNYDGWGLHLWGEGYAGETVLWSKPVPFDGVDDYGAWWDIPYHQGVGDLNFIIHKGDLKDPQPDRAFPDPDNNKEFWAVSGEVKVYLSREEAIKAGGNKVVRATIVGPKEMIVEFRAPIENPIFIRDGFAYIPLAKLDLSKAPVYHLTLQKELNYSKTYKVECGSMEGYTTLAWQVIDQEFTYDGELGALYQKDRTTFRLWAPLASAVRLLLFAKWDDQEPYRVAEMALKEKGVWELTVEGDLRGQFYQYQVVRNGETKTVLDPYAKSMAAFTDDGKDPVGKGAIVDPSAIGPELSFAQIDGYEKREDAIIWEIHVRDFTSDPNLKTEAQFGTYKAFIEKLDYIKELGVTHIQLLPVLNYYYGNELKNGERELHYSAQGNNYNWGYDPHNYFTPEGMYSEDPTDPELRIKELKELIKAIHERGMGVILDVVYNHTAKMELFEDIVPGYYYFVDAQGKSKSSYGGGRLGTTHAMARKLVLDSIAYWVSEYKVDGFRFDLMGDLDAETVQMACDVAKALNPNILILGEGWITYEGDDGDHRVAADQKWMHMTDDAACFSDEIRNEVKSGFGCEGEPRFITGGKRNIMLLFSNIKGQPTNMTADDPGDVVQYIEAHDNLTLHDVIAYSIRKDPSVKKNEEEIHKRIRLGNTIILTSQGIAFLHAGQEYGRTKQWLAPGVPEDKYTEVPGFKYPYFIHDSYDSTDIINRFDWNKVTVDGVHRQTMEYTKGLIALRRSTDAFRLGSQDLVNSNVKLIRSRDIAAVDTVIAYSCQATNGDTYYVFINADTKRRNIRIDVDLRDGVVLVDSDEAGVTPVTKVSGVKITANAVTIDPLTAVIIKK